AACCCCGGGCGATTAGTGCTCGACTTCGACGTCATCGGGCAGCTGGGTGCCGGGCCCGAACTCGTAGATGGCGCGCCATGGCAGGTAGTGAGTCTTGATCGTGTCCTGGTACAGGGCTTCGCCCTGGCGAGTGACGGTGCGGTAGACGGCTATGTCCATGCCGTCGGCCTCGTAGTCCACCTGTTTGATCTTCCCCTTCTTCAAGTCCTCGTTCTCGCGGTAGAGCGGCTTGGGCGCCTCCTCCACGTTATTGGGGCCGGAGGACGACCATTCCACGCCGCGACCGTCGGAGGTTGAGTAGAACTTCCACAGCAGTTGTTCGCCGTAGAGATAGGTCTCCATCAGCAGCCAGTAGGGGGTGTCGTTCTGGAACTTGAAATCCACCCTGGGGACGAAGACCGTGGCGTCCATGCCCGGGCCTGGGGATCTGGGCCCCTGCTCATAGTACAAGACGCGGTAGGCATGCGGGTTTCGCTCGAGGATCGGGTAGCCGCCGAAGAAGGCCGCCCGGAACAGCGTCGTGCTGACCTGGCACACTCCGCCGCCGACACCCTGGATGGTGCGGTTGCCGTAGATGATCAGGGCCTCGGTGTAACCGTTGTCCAGGCTGATGTCGCCCAGCAGCTCGGCCATCGACACGGTCTCGCCGGGAGCGATCAGCAGGCCGTGAAACTGGGAGGCGGCAGTCTTGATATTCTGAATGCGCCCTTCGCTTGATCCCGAGAAGTAGGTCGAGACCGCGACGACGTTCTCGGTGATCCCGAGGGAGTTGGCGGTGGCATCGCTGCCGACGGCCGGCTCCTGGATATGGAAGACCAAGGAGGCCTCGGACTCGCCGCGATTGATCGCCTGCTCAATGGCCAGGATCGAAGCCTGGGTGTCCAGCGAGCGACCGATGACGGCCTCGCGCAGAAGGTCCAGCTGCCGGGCGTCATCGTTGAAGATGAAGCGGGCGTTCTCCGGCTTGCGCTCGAGGTCGGGCGCCAGCTCATCTAGGAAGGCGGACAGCATGCCCGGGCTCAAGGAAAGCGCAACCCGGGCCGGATCCCCGGAAGGCGTGAACTCGAGCATCGAGGCCAGGGCCGCGGGCTCCAAAGTCCACGGGCCGGCACCCTC
This portion of the Anaerolineales bacterium genome encodes:
- a CDS encoding VanW family protein, translated to MLTSALPRRRLDFPGLLTALLAAAITACVSVMLVLLAFAVGSRLLFSGKALPGVSAAGIDLTGLSREQIEAALGEAFTYPQQGAVVLQDSGRYWAATPAELGLAIDAQSMAERALVLGRQGSLRQQLVDQSHAWAQGVDLPLAVIFDQRTATAYLQRAAAEIDRPPVEAALHLQGQQIESTPGSVGRLLDIPGALAALEPAFALQQDVGVVLPVLETRPRILDAEADAALARTLLSRPLVLKAEGAGPWTLEPAALASMLEFTPSGDPARVALSLSPGMLSAFLDELAPDLERKPENARFIFNDDARQLDLLREAVIGRSLDTQASILAIEQAINRGESEASLVFHIQEPAVGSDATANSLGITENVVAVSTYFSGSSEGRIQNIKTAASQFHGLLIAPGETVSMAELLGDISLDNGYTEALIIYGNRTIQGVGGGVCQVSTTLFRAAFFGGYPILERNPHAYRVLYYEQGPRSPGPGMDATVFVPRVDFKFQNDTPYWLLMETYLYGEQLLWKFYSTSDGRGVEWSSSGPNNVEEAPKPLYRENEDLKKGKIKQVDYEADGMDIAVYRTVTRQGEALYQDTIKTHYLPWRAIYEFGPGTQLPDDVEVEH